Proteins encoded by one window of Bacteroidia bacterium:
- a CDS encoding pitrilysin family protein: MKLRILNQFVLAFVYIALYSFNGFAQDKTKTATTPVKVTSVEGITEYKLNNGLRVLLFPDPSKSTITVNITYLVGSRMEGYGESGMAHLLEHMVFKGSTKHPNIPQELTAHGARPNGTTWYDRTNYFETFNATEENLRWALSLESDRMVNSFINKKDLESEFSVVRNEFERGENSPSSVLEERVMSTAYLWHNYGKSTIGSKEDIERVPIENLKAFYHKYYQPDNAVLTIAGKIDEQKTLQLVNEYFSPIPKPERKLQETFTVEPVQDGERNVVLRRVGDVQVASCGYHIPSGSHADYAAIEVLIEALTNEPSGRLYKALVETKKATSTSGYSFQLKDPGYAYFYAEVLKDKPLDTVMNTMKGIFDNLSKNPITNEETERGKNAIIKQLSLMFNNSDRVGLSLSEFISQGDWRLYFIYRDALEKVTTADVNRVAAEYFKPSNRTTGLFIPDATPDRAVIPATPDVQSLVKDYKGKKALAEAEAFDPSPANISNRIKQATISGGAKYTLLKKTTRGGNVSVNITLRMGNAAVMQNKGTAASFTASMLRRGTKNKSFQQINDEIDKLKSNVGIRGDGQTVNVSITTTKENLSGILNLIGEIIKQPAFAQAEFDKLKEEQISNLESSRSEPQSIAFRVFGKTLNPYPKDDFRYEMSFDEEKDALNKLTLADIKNFYERFYTTSNATAAIVGDFDEPSLVISLNNLLDKWGSPVLYERAIEPYFDVTPVNEKINTPDKANAMMVAGMNLPLKDDNADYPALLVGNYMLGGGFLNSRLATRIRQKEGISYGVGSQLQASSLDESGGFLSYAIYNPDNSEKLIAAWKEEIQKMLNEGFTNTELTDAVKGLIQARSVSRSQDRELCSKLNSYIYLGRSIKWDEEFENKIKALKVEDVNAAMKKWINPDKISFVQAGDFNRKK; the protein is encoded by the coding sequence ATGAAATTGCGAATATTAAATCAGTTTGTACTTGCATTTGTCTATATAGCACTGTATTCCTTTAATGGATTTGCACAAGACAAAACCAAGACAGCAACTACCCCCGTTAAAGTTACTTCAGTAGAAGGGATTACGGAATATAAACTCAACAATGGCTTGCGTGTATTACTGTTTCCCGATCCATCAAAATCAACAATCACTGTAAACATTACTTACCTGGTTGGCTCGCGCATGGAAGGATATGGCGAATCAGGAATGGCGCATTTATTAGAGCACATGGTGTTTAAAGGTTCTACCAAACATCCTAATATTCCGCAGGAACTTACAGCACATGGTGCAAGACCAAACGGAACTACATGGTATGACAGGACAAATTATTTTGAAACATTCAATGCAACAGAAGAAAATCTTCGATGGGCTTTAAGTCTTGAGAGCGATAGAATGGTTAATTCATTCATCAACAAGAAGGATCTTGAATCGGAATTTTCTGTTGTGCGAAATGAATTTGAAAGAGGAGAGAATAGCCCGTCAAGTGTATTGGAAGAACGTGTAATGTCAACAGCTTATCTATGGCACAACTACGGAAAATCTACCATTGGTTCAAAAGAAGATATTGAACGTGTTCCTATTGAAAACCTGAAAGCATTTTATCATAAATATTATCAACCGGATAATGCAGTGCTTACCATTGCCGGTAAGATTGATGAGCAAAAAACACTTCAATTAGTGAATGAGTATTTTAGCCCTATACCTAAACCTGAACGTAAATTACAGGAGACTTTTACAGTAGAACCTGTTCAGGATGGCGAGCGTAATGTTGTTTTACGCAGAGTGGGCGATGTGCAGGTTGCCTCTTGCGGATATCATATTCCCTCAGGTTCTCATGCCGACTATGCCGCTATTGAAGTTTTGATAGAAGCTTTAACCAACGAGCCTTCAGGAAGATTGTATAAAGCACTGGTAGAAACAAAAAAAGCTACAAGCACATCGGGCTATTCTTTTCAACTTAAAGACCCGGGATATGCCTATTTCTATGCAGAAGTTTTAAAAGACAAGCCTCTTGATACAGTCATGAATACAATGAAAGGTATTTTTGATAACCTGAGTAAAAATCCTATTACGAACGAAGAAACAGAGCGTGGCAAGAATGCTATTATAAAGCAACTGTCATTGATGTTTAACAACAGCGATAGGGTAGGACTTTCACTGAGTGAATTTATTTCTCAAGGCGATTGGCGTTTGTATTTTATTTATCGTGATGCATTGGAAAAAGTTACTACTGCCGATGTGAACAGAGTGGCTGCAGAGTATTTTAAACCCAGCAACCGAACGACAGGACTTTTTATTCCTGATGCAACACCAGACAGAGCGGTGATTCCTGCAACACCTGATGTTCAGTCATTAGTTAAAGATTATAAAGGGAAAAAAGCATTGGCAGAAGCAGAAGCATTTGATCCATCACCTGCAAACATCAGTAACAGAATAAAACAGGCAACTATTTCCGGAGGTGCCAAATATACACTACTGAAAAAAACTACTCGTGGCGGTAATGTCAGTGTGAACATTACATTGAGAATGGGCAATGCTGCTGTAATGCAAAACAAAGGCACTGCTGCATCATTCACCGCTTCGATGTTAAGAAGAGGAACAAAGAATAAATCATTTCAGCAAATTAATGACGAGATAGATAAACTTAAATCCAATGTTGGCATACGTGGTGATGGGCAAACTGTTAATGTATCAATAACAACAACTAAAGAAAACCTGAGTGGTATTTTAAATCTGATAGGTGAAATCATTAAACAACCGGCATTTGCACAGGCAGAGTTTGATAAGTTAAAAGAAGAACAAATCTCCAATCTTGAAAGTTCACGCAGCGAACCACAGTCAATCGCATTCAGGGTATTTGGCAAAACACTTAATCCTTATCCCAAAGACGATTTTCGTTATGAAATGAGTTTTGATGAGGAAAAGGATGCATTGAATAAACTTACGCTGGCTGACATCAAAAATTTTTATGAAAGGTTTTATACCACTTCAAATGCAACTGCTGCTATTGTTGGCGATTTTGATGAGCCATCATTGGTTATTTCACTGAATAATTTACTTGATAAATGGGGCTCACCGGTTTTATATGAGCGTGCAATTGAGCCTTATTTTGATGTGACCCCTGTAAACGAAAAAATCAATACACCCGACAAAGCCAATGCAATGATGGTGGCAGGAATGAATTTACCGTTGAAAGATGACAATGCAGATTATCCCGCATTATTAGTTGGAAATTATATGTTGGGCGGAGGCTTTCTGAACTCGCGACTTGCAACACGCATCAGACAGAAAGAAGGAATAAGCTATGGTGTTGGCTCACAATTGCAGGCAAGTTCTTTAGATGAATCAGGAGGATTTTTGTCTTATGCCATCTATAATCCCGATAACTCAGAAAAACTGATAGCAGCATGGAAGGAAGAAATTCAGAAAATGTTGAACGAAGGATTTACAAATACCGAACTTACAGATGCTGTGAAAGGATTAATACAGGCAAGGTCAGTAAGCCGCTCTCAGGACAGAGAATTATGCAGCAAGCTTAACAGCTATATATACCTCGGCCGCTCCATAAAATGGGATGAAGAGTTTGAAAATAAAATTAAAGCATTGAAGGTAGAAGATGTAAATGCTGCAATGAAAAAGTGGATTAATCCAGACAAAATTTCATTTGTTCAGGCAGGTGATTTTAACCGAAAGAAGTAA
- a CDS encoding T9SS type A sorting domain-containing protein, which translates to MKYFGTVMFLLSSFCLKAQFTQQWVNNFCCFDSLQPHTFSYPLGKYVQQDTLTLSFYEDDLQRFRKVDLNTGNDIQNITLTNDTVQSPFYYGGGTIHVANHYITSLIKYNANSGVIKLFHNSMSENLTTDWSNEITVNNGTIAAPLSNLSATDFFTCMVSDSVRIYKFSVNGLFQWMTALPVLSTNSNDKPTLFLNSLDEVLMYVRNADPTLTNYSSRLIKVDGSSGAVLADTIYSHTMGTSHIVFQDFDTLKIAFIDAVGHFVSVASVDMLTMTETKNFTSNVSCFDELEKFAVDQQTNQYYIKSNSFFLGFTGQDVSLFNISLVPESQGQYDFGDIAFNQQYAFLSYSFFNTANNPVNNDILVLKIDKFNGAVIGSASYNDSHNTDENYLQHYLDTASYYVIFANNFDNISILQEETQIGIIKYNLVTQNIQELQNNESVLLLPNPVQNKVSVQFHTENIPVSYSVCNILGVVMKKDAITQNSVLDLSMLKEGVYSIVIEFQNKSTICKRFVKL; encoded by the coding sequence GTGAAATATTTTGGAACAGTAATGTTTTTGTTGAGTAGCTTTTGTTTAAAAGCACAATTCACACAGCAATGGGTAAATAATTTTTGCTGTTTCGATTCTCTTCAGCCACATACATTTTCTTACCCTCTTGGCAAGTATGTTCAACAGGACACGCTCACACTTTCATTTTACGAAGATGATTTGCAGAGATTTAGAAAAGTAGATTTGAATACCGGAAATGATATTCAGAATATAACTTTAACCAATGATACAGTGCAGTCACCTTTTTATTATGGTGGTGGAACCATTCATGTAGCCAATCATTATATTACCTCTCTCATTAAATATAATGCGAACAGTGGAGTGATAAAGTTGTTTCATAATTCAATGAGTGAAAATCTGACAACTGACTGGAGTAATGAAATTACTGTTAACAATGGAACTATAGCTGCACCACTAAGTAATTTGTCCGCAACAGATTTTTTTACCTGCATGGTTTCTGATTCTGTTAGAATTTATAAGTTCAGTGTGAATGGCCTATTTCAGTGGATGACAGCATTGCCGGTGCTGAGTACAAATAGTAATGATAAGCCAACTTTGTTTCTGAATTCTTTAGACGAAGTATTGATGTATGTACGTAATGCCGACCCCACTTTAACAAACTATAGTTCACGTCTTATTAAAGTTGATGGAAGCAGCGGAGCTGTACTTGCAGATACTATTTACAGTCATACAATGGGCACATCTCATATTGTCTTTCAGGATTTTGATACACTTAAAATTGCTTTTATTGATGCGGTAGGTCATTTTGTGTCGGTAGCAAGTGTAGATATGTTAACAATGACAGAAACAAAAAATTTTACAAGTAATGTTTCTTGTTTTGATGAACTTGAGAAGTTTGCTGTAGATCAGCAAACAAACCAATATTATATTAAGTCCAACAGCTTTTTTTTAGGATTCACCGGACAGGATGTTTCATTGTTCAATATTAGTTTGGTGCCGGAGTCGCAGGGACAGTATGACTTTGGCGATATTGCTTTTAATCAACAATATGCTTTTTTATCTTATAGTTTTTTTAACACAGCAAATAATCCTGTCAACAACGATATTCTTGTATTAAAAATTGACAAGTTTAACGGTGCTGTTATAGGAAGTGCAAGCTATAATGATAGCCACAATACAGATGAGAATTATCTCCAGCACTATCTGGACACAGCTTCATACTATGTGATTTTTGCCAATAATTTTGACAATATTTCTATTTTACAGGAAGAAACTCAGATAGGAATTATTAAATATAACCTGGTCACTCAAAACATTCAGGAGTTACAGAACAATGAATCGGTACTTTTACTGCCAAACCCTGTGCAAAATAAAGTGTCTGTGCAATTTCATACTGAAAATATACCGGTAAGTTATTCGGTTTGCAACATTTTAGGAGTGGTGATGAAGAAAGATGCTATAACGCAAAATTCAGTATTGGATTTGAGTATGCTTAAAGAAGGAGTGTATTCAATAGTTATTGAATTTCAGAATAAAAGTACTATCTGCAAAAGATTCGTAAAGCTTTAG